From the genome of Plutella xylostella chromosome 31, ilPluXylo3.1, whole genome shotgun sequence:
AAGACGAGACTCTCGCTTTGCCGAAGCGTTTAAAGCTAGCCAAGAATGTAGTTTTAACACACTACTTCCCGCTGGTGCCCAAGGAGAGGGCTATAGGAGAATGGTTACTTGAAGTTTCATCTGAAAACAAACTTAGTGGTGATGAGTTTGGAAATGTTCTGGGCTGGGTGGACACCGCCGATCACATCAGCGAGGAACTCAAGACGAAATTGATCCTTGTAAGTATGCACACTGGTTACTGCCTTTCTATGGTCAAGTATACTTCCCAActtataatgatattttttgttaggatatttttaaagtaaattttcaacttgtaaatattgaaattaacttattcatataatatttgttaataatttatttgtccACAAATTAATTAGACTAGAAAGTGGAAAATTTATGGCAGTGGACGACATGTTTTGGTAGATTATCactattatttaagtatgtgtATTTAAATGGCTTAATAAATGTTTCAGCTGACCGCACAGTATGTCGAAAATCATCCTTTAACTGAAAAAGATGTTCAACACATTCTGAcattcatagaaaatgataaaatCTCGCCCCAGCTGGATTCACATATAAATGAATTTTGCTTTCTAACAAAGTCACTgctaaaactatttaaaaatgaagAAACTAAATCAAATACTGAATTAGCAAAGAGAGTCCTCACTAGACTCACAAAGTACTACAAAGACTCAAGGAAGAAGCTTGAATTGATAACCAAAATTTTGGAAAAAGATAATATAGAAACTATTCTTGATTACATAGACacagaaaacaaaaatgatgTGCATAATGTTTGTCAAAGCATCCTGTTTCCAAATAGCAAAAAGTCTTTCTTTACTGTATTTTTACGAACAGTGCTCCAAAAAGAAGGTGTCAACGAACTTATAGAGGAGAAAGGGGACAGTATTCAGGGTATACTAAAAGTCATGACGGCATTCTACACATTCCCAAATGGAAGGACAACAAATGACCTGACTTTCCTGGAAAAGTATATAAGAATTTTCGTACAAAGCTTCAAAGATGATAGTCAACTGGTGTTCTTATTCTATGTAATGGCAGCCGACTGTTTAGGTTTTGAGCAAAACTATTTGAGGCCAACTACTAAAATGCCCACCATAGTATTTGAAGGCAATGCTGAGAAAATCAAAAGAAATATGTTGCTGCACATGTTAAAAGTTATACtggaaaatgaaattgatGTTACGGTAAAACTGACGTACATTGCTGGTGGCACCAAAATGCATATAAAGAAGACCTTTGCAACATTTCTACAATCACTGATGATGGGGCAGTTGAAATTGGAAGGCAAAATCGATAAAACAACCTTGGAAATTATTAAAACCGTATTAAAATTGGACCCCATGTTGATTGAGCAGAAGTTAGATGTCATTCTACCGCCTCTTATGGTGGCGAAAAAAACGAACTTACAAATACAAGAATCATACTCAAAAACATTGAATTTGTTGATgcaaatactttttaaattaagcaGAGGGACAACATTTGTGGGCAAAATTTTACCCCATATTAAGTCTTTATTGGAAGCTGGCAACACAGAGCAATTAGAACTGAAGAAAAAAGTATTGGAGTGTATTGAAAATGGAACTGATGCTCAGAAGATTgaacttaaaatattgaatggaTTTGATGTGTTTCCTAAAGAGAGTTTGCAAATGTATGGGAAATTGGCATCAACCCTGTTATTTAGACAGAGTAGTGATCTGTTTGGAACTCTCTGCAATCATTTCGAGGAATACTGCTTGGCCATGTTGCAAGAAGATGTTGGTAAGTTTTAGTAGTATAGAAATTTGTGCATTACATTAGGTTGCAGTTTGCAGTAGATAACAACGTGTCGTCAAGTATCTCGACTGTCACTAGCAGCAAAATTATAACCTTTAtttatagtaataaaaaaatagtcattaATTTCAGGCTAGACACCCATATTACACACTTTAACATTACAAGATACAAAAAAACGTACATTAAATTGTAGTGTTAgaataattatcaatttagATATACCTAGTGATGTtgtgacatattattattaatgttacCAAACCATTTTTATCCCTAACGTTATTAATATTTCTCTCAGGACCATCAACTACGACACTGGCAGAAGTACTGTCCTCCATTTTGTGTGTTTATTTTGAAagcaacaaaatggcggaccaCACAGTGCCGGCGGCGACTGCTGAGGAGTTTTGGATGAGTTTTGAAAACTTTGAGAAGGATGTTTTGAAGAAATTCGGTAAATGCCTGCTGAAAGTGGATTATGTAAGTGTTTATCAGAATATGTCTAgactatattaatattaatattaaaaatattgtttgaacATTGAAAAACAGGTCACCGCCGATCACTGTTACGATCCTCATAAGAGGTCTACTTAATCATAAATACAGGCTACATGTGAGCCTAGTTATGATAGTAGTCGTCAAAACTATTATGTTACGTTGATTTGTTTTTTACTATGAATAaagattttgatttgatttattttgaaaaataaaaattaaagttaaaatattcataGAAATGTAACTTATGCGAATCAAGAAATTACACTCGCCGTATTACCGTGTCGATGGCTAAAAGGTTGTCGATTCGAATTACaatcacgggcaatgaaaggGTTTCACTGAGAAaagtaccaaattactcctaaacggaaaaggctggCTTACTgccgccttctgcaacattgaagtacatttaacggagcatcaggatactaccaacaaaaaacggaaatattttgttcaagtcttaaattaaaagattGAAAAAAATTGGTTTGTTTGGTATTGGAATTTTGTGaatggaacgttttcattgcccgtgagtgtagttgcGTTGCACTGATGACAGACCCGTCGTTAGATGGAACACCTGGTCGAATTCCATTCATTTTTGGCACTATGTACATACACCATAGTATTAGGTACTAATAGTAATATtgcattttaaattgtttCTACAGAATTTCTTTTTACCATTCCAGAATGCCCAACTAACGCGCTCCTACCTCAATCTATGCAAAAGCTACGCGCAACTAAAACTGTTGAACATTCACAACAGCCATGTCAAAGTCACTGCTCTGAAACTGCCGGAGAATGCCGAAGTATATGACTTTAATTTCTTACTTCCATGTTTGAGTGGGGAGCAGTGGACTGCGTTGGCCTCTAGGGTAGAAGATGAAGAGACTAAGGTCGCTTTGGTGAGTGTTTTTGGTGTTATTGAAAGAATatgaaattttgtttattttgagaaaatatacaaaattggATGATTGCATAGTTCTGGCAAAGTGCGACGTGAAGACATTAAATAAAGTCACGAGTTCGATTCCTGATCGAGGCAGGAACCTCTGCCTATGTTAATAACTTTCCTAGTTTTGCCTACtgctataaaatttaaaattacttatttatttcaggaCAAACTCCTACTTGTAAAAATCACAGCGGCTGAGTTGATAACAACTCTCAACAACGGCGGAGAAGCTTCCGAAGTCATCACTGAAAGTAAAACACAAGTTGTCAAAAGTCTACCATCGAATATACAAGAATTAGCACAAGATAATTTTATAGCCAGAGCCATCTTCACAAATCTCAACTCTCATCAGTTAAAACAAACAGCTAAGACGATTATCAAAGCATTGTTGGCAAATTCGGAAGAAGTGTGTCTGGAAAATCCAGCCATTTCAAACCATAGAGAGCTGTTAAATGCACTAGTAATGGAATGTCTCAAACATCTGGCAAAGACCATAGAAACGGCTGAAGTTAGCCCGTTATTAAGTAAAGCCATCGGCAAAAACAGTTTTGAATTAACAAACTTTTTGAGTGAAATTAAAAATCCGCCAGAgtattttgaaaagatggcgaTCAAGAGGGAATTTGATAGTAGTGTTGCCAGCTACatagatattttaaaacagTTGCAAATACAAAACTTGGATGAAAACTGTCAGTTGtcagccatatttgttttactgGCATTGAAAAAGTCAGCTGACTCCAAAAAGCTCCAGAAAAGTATTGACCATCTGTTGGTATCGATATTTGAGCTTTCTTCCAAGTATCCAGATGTTTACAAGCTGTTTCCTATAGACTACATTTTCGATTTCGAAAATCAAGATTTCATCAACTTGCTAACATTGAAAATCAAGAATGTAAATCCACTATTTATcgtcaaatgtttgttggagTCTGCAGTAAAAAAAGTTAAGACGGACAGCGCAACAGTCAAAGTACTCGTAAAAATATTGATGACAAACCAAAAAGTCAAAAAGGAAACATTAAACATCGAATATTTTACAGAAAAAGTATTTCAGATCACTTGCTTGACTCTGCCAATTATTGCCAAAGAGAAACGGGCCATAACCACCAGTGCTTACAGATCAATTTTGGCTGAACTCCAAGAGGACTTACACAAAGCGCTACT
Proteins encoded in this window:
- the LOC105385937 gene encoding uncharacterized protein LOC105385937, translating into MSENPINVLKRKLKDETLALPKRLKLAKNVVLTHYFPLVPKERAIGEWLLEVSSENKLSGDEFGNVLGWVDTADHISEELKTKLILLTAQYVENHPLTEKDVQHILTFIENDKISPQLDSHINEFCFLTKSLLKLFKNEETKSNTELAKRVLTRLTKYYKDSRKKLELITKILEKDNIETILDYIDTENKNDVHNVCQSILFPNSKKSFFTVFLRTVLQKEGVNELIEEKGDSIQGILKVMTAFYTFPNGRTTNDLTFLEKYIRIFVQSFKDDSQLVFLFYVMAADCLGFEQNYLRPTTKMPTIVFEGNAEKIKRNMLLHMLKVILENEIDVTVKLTYIAGGTKMHIKKTFATFLQSLMMGQLKLEGKIDKTTLEIIKTVLKLDPMLIEQKLDVILPPLMVAKKTNLQIQESYSKTLNLLMQILFKLSRGTTFVGKILPHIKSLLEAGNTEQLELKKKVLECIENGTDAQKIELKILNGFDVFPKESLQMYGKLASTLLFRQSSDLFGTLCNHFEEYCLAMLQEDVGPSTTTLAEVLSSILCVYFESNKMADHTVPAATAEEFWMSFENFEKDVLKKFGKCLLKVDYNAQLTRSYLNLCKSYAQLKLLNIHNSHVKVTALKLPENAEVYDFNFLLPCLSGEQWTALASRVEDEETKVALDKLLLVKITAAELITTLNNGGEASEVITESKTQVVKSLPSNIQELAQDNFIARAIFTNLNSHQLKQTAKTIIKALLANSEEVCLENPAISNHRELLNALVMECLKHLAKTIETAEVSPLLSKAIGKNSFELTNFLSEIKNPPEYFEKMAIKREFDSSVASYIDILKQLQIQNLDENCQLSAIFVLLALKKSADSKKLQKSIDHLLVSIFELSSKYPDVYKLFPIDYIFDFENQDFINLLTLKIKNVNPLFIVKCLLESAVKKVKTDSATVKVLVKILMTNQKVKKETLNIEYFTEKVFQITCLTLPIIAKEKRAITTSAYRSILAELQEDLHKALLKCLKRINFNIELGKIGDKSGNTDDGGVITESNLATLNAMEAFSLTLSKYCETTNADEIQNLECLWTGLEYLVQSAITFIRTPAAKTEHVELSVQLLNVVLRNSKKLETHNIFQEKDKTLIQIWKSIKDRLLLLFECQGKNKEGALEEISLTVKLLCELLSVDGFVGNVVNDLFTLSILKTPKGKLDESSYNTLTTSHQALKYLLSSCLKSNIVERKCVAISKTFYRICENVCQFVNENYESVDIKNDLNDDEEDEEENTVTVVKVDDGFCKIFKLDLDSLCDVITAAKKIPLDYKFIDSIFECLAMAQLMMGAKTSLVKCEVSWQAYFELSEGVVAVLNTFLQNREELLEDRWPCYLHCYRELVASACERASDTTLERSIEERLARTGHSIEKLTQAIVKRKMHISRLAAYTVGDVCASIEINGPPKQLRQHLENSVALLIQASDSTHTMTFLRRELAGQPGQVTLTNMYSNYKKYHKYTGNA